One genomic region from Nitrososphaerota archaeon encodes:
- a CDS encoding amino acid permease translates to MATLKRGLGLFDVTTYGVGLILGAGIYVLIGKAAETAGNMLWLSFVIVAVIATFTGLSYAELSSMYPKAAAEYVFIKKAFNSDFLAFIVGWLIVFTTTISASTISLGFAGYLSGLSGLPIPLTASLLIIALSLVNFYGIQESSWMNILFTLVEVLGLTIIIYLGFVFGAHNPAIYLENPFGFSGILAAIPLIFFAYIGFEHIANVAEETKNPRWVLPRAVVLSILISAVLYVLVSLAAVSIMDWRALGSSLSPLADVAGIVIGSRGYLLLSVIALFATTNTVLISLIAGSRILYGMAEQHSLPLFLSKVHSKRRTPWLSIIAVMIIAVGLALIENMVTIAEITVFTIVVTFTFVNLSLIWLRFKEPNTERPFKVPVNIGKFPVLPFLGVVTSIAGIAQFDIYVVSVGLSVIGLAAIFFLVYSRKRVSPKHE, encoded by the coding sequence ATGGCTACGCTGAAACGCGGGCTAGGGCTTTTCGATGTAACAACTTATGGTGTAGGCTTGATTCTCGGTGCAGGCATCTATGTTCTGATCGGTAAAGCAGCTGAGACTGCGGGGAACATGCTGTGGTTGTCCTTCGTCATAGTTGCTGTGATCGCGACCTTCACAGGTCTCAGCTACGCTGAGCTCTCCTCGATGTATCCGAAGGCTGCTGCTGAGTACGTATTCATCAAGAAGGCGTTCAACAGTGACTTTCTCGCGTTCATAGTGGGTTGGCTGATAGTTTTCACAACCACTATCTCAGCCTCAACTATATCGCTGGGCTTCGCAGGCTACCTGTCAGGTCTCTCAGGTCTACCTATCCCGTTAACCGCTTCACTTCTAATAATCGCGTTGTCGCTGGTCAACTTTTACGGGATACAGGAATCGTCTTGGATGAATATCCTTTTTACACTCGTAGAGGTTTTGGGTCTCACAATAATCATCTACCTAGGCTTCGTCTTCGGGGCACATAACCCTGCGATCTATCTGGAGAACCCGTTCGGCTTCAGCGGTATATTGGCAGCTATTCCGTTAATCTTCTTCGCCTACATAGGTTTTGAGCATATAGCTAACGTGGCGGAGGAGACGAAGAATCCTAGATGGGTGTTGCCTAGGGCTGTTGTGCTGTCTATATTGATTTCCGCTGTACTCTATGTGCTTGTTTCGCTTGCCGCTGTCAGCATCATGGATTGGAGGGCGCTAGGCTCTTCGCTTTCGCCGTTGGCGGATGTCGCTGGAATCGTGATAGGTTCCCGTGGATATCTTCTTCTCTCCGTAATAGCTCTTTTCGCAACCACTAACACGGTGCTGATATCGTTGATAGCTGGCTCCCGCATACTTTACGGTATGGCGGAACAGCACTCTCTGCCACTGTTTCTGTCAAAAGTTCACTCTAAGAGAAGAACACCTTGGTTATCAATAATCGCGGTGATGATTATCGCTGTGGGCTTGGCGCTTATCGAGAACATGGTGACAATCGCCGAAATTACCGTGTTCACAATAGTGGTAACCTTCACCTTCGTCAACCTATCATTAATCTGGTTAAGGTTCAAGGAGCCGAACACGGAGCGGCCGTTCAAAGTACCGGTGAATATTGGGAAGTTTCCGGTTCTACCCTTCTTAGGAGTCGTTACCTCTATAGCTGGTATAGCTCAGTTCGACATCTACGTTGTCTCAGTAGGGCTGAGTGTAATCGGTCTAGCTGCAATATTCTTTCTGGTTTACTCAAGAAAACGTGTCTCACCTAAACATGAGTAA
- a CDS encoding DUF87 domain-containing protein, with protein sequence MSLEPRSFVLGYLAAAVEMLESRVWFRMGNELNRLGGYIEFDQHARLISAVFPGKLDQSVILATFDGLIRQGAVEIEYRSNKSTYYGQELVVGSRCILEASQAKPAVTKAVETWLQELFSNAKFAALYSLAVKDTYPDNLLQTVAPEEFARLRSSGLIGRWCVEEPSGIARRKVLAFRSGTPLAKIVGQAVTGEAAVKAAGEMKEKVSQLPTNQKRLLSVISRFGHLTVGKGIGQQYSSQPGSNQQALAALFSDIEVTKDSILAIAGWDTGLTHQEIDEAYEQLLQKGYLVKVRHIVYGGIYRDDVVPILKEPDTGTSTVDVKPYVDYWLKEDITQIQLLDEVLSRQKPNRLSVKESEVVSFSRLTENTPPKEVPGIYICTSEGVTINPSVRGRLREEIDKVKLEMAKSLYSRLPSLKKRYEEDPLYAVQEEPSKQRVRIYAPKASYLIMTEAWLNSKQIEEVRALSSQVDHTLLFIVHQKQIWVKEVLKPQPPIPNLGIAYVSQQNILLDSTDKSVFEDIINDIRLDRKASLDQKTLLPPEKTVTVENAAPEVTPTQMSTTSLETPSATPATIATPDPISVAAPVAASKPVSRPPSISSTSSAGKMILGQLVEIEDLQYVVADSGLDRGQKRDSLKPVGDFLLPIEVMATHTAIFGANQGGKTTTTKRLIAELSRLKIPVLIIDWHSEYTDLTRRLGGSILVPPTALVKPQDDEIPLTWNILDPRFYAMQLNEEVLEDYIGLVVNMLSMKQIMNLTEPMKSAMTNALRNAYSLTDISNGKFPTFDDIRKALEGLPLQTGTLDALIRRLNIMTAGTLGSIFCDQTSFNPSVLFNKNVCIKMNHLTEDFDYAVGLLTFFILRQAASYFKTLGEAPHDHPLRHVVVIDEAPAVLRSYSDVQKLLGRMLEELRKFGEGVIIVARNTDIPKIVLRETNQKIVHKLQLPQDIDGAAEMLGIKPQKDIIADLPPGVCFLKSAGDKPKLVRISKP encoded by the coding sequence ATGTCTCTTGAGCCTCGCAGCTTTGTACTAGGTTACTTAGCCGCCGCTGTGGAGATGCTTGAGTCACGTGTATGGTTTAGGATGGGTAACGAGCTTAACAGGCTCGGGGGCTACATCGAGTTTGATCAGCACGCGAGGTTGATATCAGCTGTTTTCCCCGGTAAACTCGACCAGTCCGTTATTCTGGCCACCTTTGACGGCTTGATTAGACAGGGAGCAGTCGAGATTGAGTACAGGTCGAATAAGAGTACCTACTATGGGCAGGAGCTTGTAGTAGGTTCACGATGCATTTTAGAGGCAAGCCAAGCTAAACCAGCTGTTACGAAGGCGGTTGAGACGTGGCTTCAGGAACTCTTCTCCAACGCCAAGTTCGCAGCGCTCTATAGCTTAGCTGTAAAAGATACTTATCCTGACAATCTGCTTCAAACTGTTGCGCCGGAGGAGTTTGCTCGCCTACGCTCCTCAGGACTTATTGGAAGATGGTGTGTAGAGGAGCCCTCTGGCATCGCGCGCAGAAAGGTCTTAGCGTTCAGATCAGGTACGCCGCTGGCAAAAATCGTGGGTCAGGCGGTGACCGGGGAGGCCGCTGTTAAAGCGGCGGGTGAAATGAAGGAGAAGGTTTCTCAGCTACCTACGAATCAGAAGCGTCTTCTATCCGTTATCAGCCGCTTCGGGCATCTGACCGTCGGTAAAGGTATAGGTCAGCAGTACTCAAGTCAACCCGGCAGCAACCAGCAAGCATTAGCTGCGCTCTTCTCAGATATTGAGGTGACGAAGGACTCTATACTGGCTATCGCTGGGTGGGATACCGGTTTAACTCATCAGGAGATAGATGAGGCTTACGAGCAGCTTCTCCAGAAAGGCTATCTTGTAAAGGTGCGGCACATTGTTTACGGCGGCATCTACCGAGACGATGTTGTCCCGATTCTGAAGGAGCCTGACACTGGAACATCAACTGTAGATGTGAAACCTTATGTGGATTACTGGTTAAAGGAGGACATAACGCAGATACAGCTTCTGGATGAGGTGTTAAGCCGCCAGAAGCCGAACCGGTTAAGCGTCAAGGAGAGCGAGGTAGTCTCCTTCTCAAGACTCACCGAGAACACGCCTCCGAAAGAGGTGCCCGGAATCTACATATGCACAAGTGAAGGAGTAACCATCAACCCTAGTGTAAGAGGCAGGCTTCGAGAAGAGATTGATAAAGTAAAACTGGAGATGGCGAAGAGTCTCTACTCTAGACTGCCTTCGCTTAAAAAACGCTACGAAGAGGATCCGTTGTACGCGGTGCAGGAAGAACCTAGCAAGCAGCGAGTCAGAATCTACGCGCCTAAAGCCTCCTACCTCATAATGACTGAAGCTTGGCTTAACTCTAAACAAATAGAAGAGGTAAGAGCCTTGTCTTCACAGGTTGATCACACGCTTCTCTTCATAGTGCATCAGAAGCAGATATGGGTAAAGGAGGTTCTGAAGCCTCAACCCCCCATTCCTAACCTAGGCATCGCCTACGTCAGCCAGCAAAACATTCTGTTAGACTCAACCGACAAAAGCGTCTTCGAAGACATCATAAACGACATACGGCTCGACCGTAAAGCATCTTTGGACCAGAAGACGTTGCTCCCACCGGAGAAAACGGTTACAGTAGAAAACGCTGCACCTGAAGTAACGCCGACGCAGATGTCAACAACTTCGCTTGAAACGCCCTCAGCAACCCCGGCAACAATAGCGACACCAGATCCAATCTCTGTTGCAGCGCCAGTCGCAGCGTCGAAACCTGTTTCTCGTCCACCCAGCATCTCTTCAACCTCATCAGCTGGGAAGATGATCCTCGGCCAACTTGTTGAGATAGAGGATCTTCAGTACGTGGTTGCTGATTCCGGTCTTGATAGAGGCCAGAAACGTGACAGTCTCAAACCTGTAGGTGATTTTCTCCTTCCAATCGAGGTGATGGCTACTCACACCGCGATATTCGGCGCGAACCAAGGCGGTAAAACCACCACAACAAAGAGGCTGATAGCTGAGCTCTCCCGGCTCAAAATACCTGTGTTGATAATTGATTGGCACAGCGAGTACACTGATCTTACTAGGCGGCTGGGCGGATCCATACTTGTTCCTCCTACTGCACTGGTGAAGCCGCAGGATGATGAGATTCCTCTAACATGGAATATTCTTGATCCACGTTTCTACGCGATGCAGCTCAACGAAGAGGTTCTCGAGGACTACATCGGTCTAGTAGTTAACATGCTGTCGATGAAGCAGATCATGAACCTCACCGAGCCGATGAAGAGCGCGATGACGAATGCGCTTCGCAACGCTTACAGCCTCACAGATATTTCCAACGGTAAGTTCCCTACTTTCGACGATATCCGCAAAGCCCTTGAGGGGCTGCCGCTGCAAACAGGGACACTGGATGCGTTGATACGTAGATTGAACATTATGACCGCTGGCACCTTAGGCTCAATATTCTGCGACCAGACCAGCTTCAACCCTTCAGTGCTATTCAACAAGAATGTCTGCATAAAGATGAACCATCTCACCGAGGACTTTGATTATGCAGTGGGGCTTCTAACCTTCTTCATACTGAGGCAGGCTGCCAGCTACTTCAAAACACTCGGCGAAGCTCCTCACGACCATCCTCTACGACATGTGGTGGTTATTGACGAGGCTCCAGCTGTACTAAGATCCTACAGCGATGTGCAGAAGCTTCTCGGAAGAATGTTGGAGGAGCTCAGGAAGTTCGGGGAAGGCGTAATCATAGTCGCCCGCAACACAGACATCCCGAAGATAGTGCTCAGAGAAACAAACCAGAAGATCGTGCATAAACTCCAGCTCCCACAGGACATAGACGGCGCCGCAGAGATGCTTGGGATAAAGCCGCAGAAGGACATAATCGCGGATCTGCCACCGGGCGTCTGCTTCCTCAAATCCGCAGGCGACAAACCGAAACTAGTCAGAATCTCCAAACCATAA
- a CDS encoding MFS transporter encodes MVQYKWVALSNTTIGVLMATINTNIVLISLPAIFRGINIDPLTSFQYLLWILFGYSIVTATLLVTFGRISDIFGRVRLYNLGFAIFTAGSIALFLTPNNGDLGALEIIGFRVIQGVGAAFLFSNSAAIITDAFPAKERGKALGINQVSALTGSLIGLILGGVLSAFNWRYVFLVSVPIGLIGTAWSYWKLKEIGSIRGNQKIDVVGNVVFGAGLTLILIGVTYGLLPYESSAMGWSNPWVIASFTAGAALLAVFPFIERRVQEPMFRLELFKIRMFSAANFAGLLSSISRGGVMIMLTILLQGIWLPLHGFSYEDTPFWAGVFMIPMLVGFILMGPISGWLSDKYGARGFATVAMIITAVSFLALTLLPYNFDYLQFAVIIFFMGVGGGMFAAPNTASIMNSVPPEHRGVASGMMATLQNIGQTSSLALFFTIVITSLANNLPAAFTSAMTKIGVPQLAPVFSQIPPTGALFAAFLGYNPMQTVINQLPDSLVKTIAQSLINHLTGFTFFPNIIAPAFMSALKQTFYLAAALSITAALFSVMRGRIYVHGSEARTEDEERKS; translated from the coding sequence ATGGTTCAGTACAAGTGGGTGGCTCTCTCTAACACCACGATAGGGGTGCTGATGGCCACAATCAACACGAACATTGTACTGATCTCGCTGCCCGCGATATTCCGCGGGATTAACATCGATCCTTTAACATCATTTCAGTATCTGCTGTGGATCCTCTTCGGCTACAGCATAGTTACAGCTACTCTGCTGGTAACTTTCGGCCGCATATCAGATATTTTCGGCAGAGTAAGGCTGTACAACCTCGGCTTCGCAATCTTCACAGCAGGATCAATAGCGCTCTTTCTAACGCCGAATAACGGCGATCTCGGAGCCCTTGAGATAATAGGCTTCAGAGTCATTCAAGGAGTAGGAGCGGCCTTCCTCTTCTCCAACAGCGCAGCCATAATCACCGACGCATTCCCAGCTAAGGAGCGGGGAAAAGCTCTCGGCATCAATCAGGTCTCCGCGCTAACCGGTTCACTAATAGGGTTAATCCTAGGAGGTGTCTTATCGGCGTTCAACTGGCGTTACGTCTTCCTAGTCAGCGTGCCTATAGGGTTAATCGGAACTGCCTGGTCCTACTGGAAGCTCAAAGAAATAGGCTCAATCCGAGGAAACCAGAAGATCGACGTGGTTGGAAACGTGGTCTTCGGAGCAGGTTTAACCCTCATTCTGATAGGGGTGACTTACGGCCTACTCCCGTATGAAAGCTCGGCGATGGGTTGGAGCAACCCGTGGGTCATAGCTTCTTTCACCGCAGGAGCGGCTCTTCTCGCAGTGTTCCCCTTCATTGAGAGACGTGTTCAGGAACCGATGTTTAGGCTTGAGCTCTTCAAGATTCGAATGTTTAGCGCAGCTAACTTCGCGGGGCTCCTGAGCTCGATAAGCCGCGGCGGAGTCATGATTATGCTTACGATTCTGCTACAGGGAATATGGCTGCCGCTTCACGGCTTCAGCTACGAAGATACCCCGTTTTGGGCAGGAGTATTCATGATACCGATGCTTGTAGGCTTCATTTTAATGGGGCCTATTAGCGGCTGGCTTTCCGACAAGTATGGTGCGCGGGGTTTCGCTACAGTAGCGATGATCATAACTGCGGTCTCCTTCCTCGCGTTGACGCTTCTACCCTACAACTTCGATTACTTGCAGTTCGCTGTCATCATCTTCTTCATGGGTGTGGGAGGCGGCATGTTCGCGGCGCCTAACACCGCTTCCATCATGAACTCTGTTCCGCCTGAACATCGAGGTGTAGCTTCAGGGATGATGGCTACGCTTCAAAACATAGGTCAGACAAGCAGCCTAGCGCTCTTCTTCACCATAGTCATCACCTCGTTAGCTAACAACCTGCCTGCAGCCTTCACCTCAGCTATGACGAAGATCGGGGTTCCGCAGCTCGCACCCGTATTCAGCCAAATCCCGCCCACCGGCGCACTGTTCGCCGCCTTCCTAGGCTACAATCCTATGCAGACAGTCATAAACCAGCTACCGGATTCACTCGTCAAAACCATCGCTCAATCATTAATCAACCACCTGACAGGCTTCACCTTCTTCCCGAACATAATTGCACCCGCCTTCATGTCCGCGTTAAAGCAGACATTCTACCTAGCAGCCGCCCTGTCGATTACCGCAGCACTATTCTCAGTAATGAGAGGCCGAATATACGTCCACGGTTCGGAGGCTCGAACAGAAGACGAAGAGCGGAAGAGCTAA
- a CDS encoding ABC transporter permease — MNLQRVAALLKVNTKIILREPATLFIVILFPVMLTLLFGISFGAIGGDQQSTFQIGVVNLDESTDSGQWLQAFTSNLNATKILKMQTYSSNETAQADLVQGKILAVLIIPEGFGYSSELYNRSPADPNAWKTTTVPLYLDSGSMIVTQAVPPVIQQALAASVYRSSAATANPARPIQLGSPSMVQAAKFTTFDYMAPGLFAYAAIFLTMIVAQAFTVARERGLLRRINTTPTSASEFMASHIFSNMLLALLQVALVFSIAYAVGYRPLVNTLSFALAFVIVLVFSLCCVGFGLITATVSKSSGAATGIAFLFIMPQMMLGSFMPVSGSMQDVSKFVPSRYVTDALTSLFLRGAPVTSPAILTDLAIVSIVSVLVLIAGVLLFKKYGKS; from the coding sequence ATGAATCTCCAAAGAGTAGCGGCTCTACTCAAAGTCAACACGAAAATAATTCTAAGAGAACCTGCGACACTCTTCATAGTAATACTGTTTCCTGTAATGCTCACCCTCCTCTTCGGAATATCCTTCGGAGCCATCGGCGGAGACCAGCAGTCAACCTTCCAGATCGGAGTAGTGAACCTGGATGAGTCAACAGACAGCGGACAATGGCTTCAAGCCTTCACATCCAACCTTAACGCCACCAAGATTCTGAAGATGCAAACCTACAGCAGCAACGAAACAGCTCAAGCTGATCTAGTCCAAGGAAAAATCCTAGCTGTACTCATCATCCCAGAAGGCTTCGGATACAGCTCGGAACTATACAACAGGTCACCTGCAGATCCGAACGCTTGGAAAACAACCACTGTGCCCCTATATCTGGACAGCGGCTCAATGATTGTCACTCAGGCTGTTCCGCCAGTCATTCAGCAGGCGTTAGCAGCCTCCGTTTACAGAAGCTCGGCGGCCACAGCAAACCCCGCGAGACCAATCCAGCTCGGAAGCCCTTCAATGGTTCAGGCAGCTAAATTCACAACCTTCGACTATATGGCTCCGGGACTATTCGCTTACGCGGCAATCTTCCTTACAATGATTGTTGCTCAAGCATTCACGGTGGCCCGTGAAAGAGGACTGCTGAGGAGAATCAATACGACACCTACATCGGCGTCAGAGTTTATGGCCAGCCACATATTCTCGAATATGCTTCTGGCTCTGCTGCAGGTTGCGCTGGTGTTCTCGATAGCTTACGCAGTAGGTTACAGGCCGCTGGTGAATACTCTCAGCTTCGCGTTAGCCTTTGTAATTGTCTTGGTGTTCTCGCTCTGCTGCGTAGGCTTCGGTTTAATCACGGCCACGGTATCGAAGTCCTCCGGCGCCGCAACAGGCATAGCATTCCTCTTCATAATGCCGCAGATGATGCTGGGAAGCTTCATGCCTGTATCAGGAAGCATGCAGGACGTAAGCAAATTCGTTCCCAGCCGCTACGTAACTGACGCGTTAACGTCCCTATTCCTCCGCGGCGCACCCGTAACAAGCCCTGCAATACTGACAGACTTAGCAATCGTATCCATAGTAAGCGTGCTCGTGCTAATCGCAGGTGTGCTGCTGTTCAAAAAATACGGGAAGAGCTAA
- a CDS encoding ABC transporter ATP-binding protein translates to MKNSIVIDRLVKKFGDVTAVDEMSLQVKEGQLFGLLGPNGSGKTTTINILCGLLEPTAGSASVGGHDVWKSSGKVKELIGVCPQEPAIYPSLTGRENVELFGNLHGLSKEELRKSTDHLLGIMGLEADAKRRVGKYSEGMKRRISLAMAVVHNPQIAFLDEPTVAMDPQSRHAVWDFITELKKQQKTVILTTHYMEEAEMLCDTVGIIDHGKLIALGTPSELKEKFAAKDLEEVFIQLTGRKIREGA, encoded by the coding sequence TTGAAGAATTCGATAGTGATCGACCGGCTCGTTAAGAAGTTCGGCGATGTCACAGCAGTTGACGAGATGAGCCTCCAAGTGAAGGAGGGCCAGCTCTTCGGTCTACTTGGCCCCAACGGATCCGGGAAGACCACCACGATCAATATTCTATGCGGTCTGCTGGAGCCGACAGCCGGCTCCGCCAGTGTAGGCGGCCACGATGTTTGGAAGAGCAGTGGGAAAGTGAAGGAGCTTATCGGTGTTTGTCCCCAAGAGCCTGCGATATACCCAAGTTTAACCGGTAGAGAGAATGTGGAGCTCTTCGGCAACCTTCACGGTTTATCAAAAGAGGAGTTGAGGAAGAGCACTGATCATCTGCTTGGAATTATGGGGTTAGAGGCTGATGCGAAGAGACGGGTAGGCAAGTACAGTGAAGGTATGAAGCGCCGAATCAGCCTAGCTATGGCGGTTGTTCACAACCCCCAGATAGCCTTTCTCGACGAGCCTACGGTGGCGATGGATCCTCAATCCCGACACGCTGTATGGGACTTCATAACCGAGTTGAAGAAGCAGCAGAAGACTGTGATCCTGACAACCCACTATATGGAGGAGGCTGAGATGCTGTGCGACACCGTCGGCATAATCGACCACGGCAAGCTCATCGCGTTAGGCACGCCCTCTGAGCTCAAAGAGAAGTTCGCAGCCAAAGATCTGGAAGAGGTCTTCATTCAGCTAACAGGCAGAAAAATCAGGGAGGGAGCCTAG
- a CDS encoding winged helix-turn-helix transcriptional regulator: protein MDRKDIMLCQLLMMNSRLSYRELAEKLDLSINAVHKRIKAMIEAGIIRAFTAEINPAVFGGVRVLVFGKSNLEAIDGVQEKLRRNDSIYWVLLGGGNYLYIGACIKEISQLDQHVSFVKNEAKIEDPVVAIFNAPPIQADEALHPLDYQIVCSLRKDSRKAASDVAEELGVSAKTVHRRLEKMRHQGLIELSIEWYPDASNDIFAMTHLKVKPSANKDSVGASLMQKYGPNFLFYFSFSNLPNLLLGFVWANTFKDLKAVLQNIHSEESVASYMFNVPFTGYIYDTWRDKLLIEKGKQTHGRSTK from the coding sequence TTGGATAGAAAGGACATCATGCTTTGCCAGCTTCTAATGATGAATTCAAGACTCTCTTACAGGGAGCTGGCTGAGAAGCTTGATCTTTCCATTAACGCGGTTCACAAACGGATTAAGGCGATGATTGAGGCCGGCATCATCCGTGCGTTCACCGCCGAGATTAACCCTGCTGTTTTTGGCGGAGTTAGGGTGCTTGTCTTCGGGAAGTCGAACCTAGAAGCTATCGACGGTGTTCAGGAGAAGCTACGGAGAAACGATTCAATCTACTGGGTGTTACTTGGGGGCGGAAACTATCTTTACATCGGCGCGTGCATCAAGGAGATCTCGCAGCTTGATCAACACGTCTCATTTGTAAAAAATGAGGCGAAGATCGAGGATCCCGTGGTGGCGATATTCAACGCGCCGCCTATTCAAGCAGATGAGGCTCTGCATCCGTTGGACTATCAGATAGTCTGTTCTCTGCGAAAGGATTCAAGGAAGGCTGCATCAGATGTTGCTGAAGAACTCGGCGTCTCCGCCAAAACCGTTCATCGACGACTAGAGAAAATGCGGCATCAAGGCTTGATTGAGCTGTCCATAGAGTGGTACCCAGACGCCTCCAACGATATCTTCGCAATGACCCACCTCAAAGTCAAACCCTCAGCTAACAAGGACTCGGTAGGAGCATCACTTATGCAGAAGTATGGGCCAAACTTCCTATTCTACTTCTCCTTCAGCAACCTTCCAAACCTACTACTAGGCTTCGTCTGGGCGAACACATTCAAGGACTTAAAAGCGGTACTACAAAACATTCACAGCGAAGAATCGGTCGCGTCATACATGTTCAACGTCCCGTTCACAGGCTACATTTACGACACTTGGCGCGACAAACTCCTCATAGAGAAAGGCAAACAGACCCATGGAAGAAGCACCAAGTAA
- a CDS encoding Fe-Mn family superoxide dismutase encodes MSTQTRVVSYQARSFDYLLGAPGFSDEMLKNHFTLYQGYVKNTNSLSETLMNMVKAGNMGTPEFSELKRRFGWEWDGMRLHEYYFEGMSRSGAELEDDSSLGNKIAEDFGSYENWEKDFKATGKIRGVGWVALYFDPRTDRLINAWINEHDTGHLAGCNLLLIMDVFEHAFMHDYGLNRANYIDAFFKTIDWNVVLERFPRE; translated from the coding sequence ATGTCAACTCAAACTAGGGTGGTGTCCTATCAGGCTAGGAGCTTTGATTATCTTTTAGGGGCTCCGGGCTTCAGTGATGAGATGTTGAAGAATCATTTCACTTTGTATCAGGGTTATGTTAAGAACACTAACTCTCTCTCTGAGACTCTCATGAATATGGTGAAGGCGGGTAACATGGGTACGCCTGAGTTCTCTGAGCTGAAGAGGCGTTTCGGCTGGGAGTGGGACGGGATGCGTCTTCACGAGTATTACTTCGAGGGGATGAGTCGTAGCGGCGCTGAGCTTGAGGATGATTCGTCTCTAGGCAACAAGATTGCTGAGGACTTTGGAAGCTATGAAAACTGGGAGAAGGACTTCAAGGCCACAGGTAAGATTCGAGGCGTCGGCTGGGTTGCTCTCTACTTCGATCCACGTACTGATCGACTCATTAACGCTTGGATCAATGAGCATGACACCGGCCATTTAGCTGGCTGCAACCTCCTTCTCATCATGGATGTCTTCGAGCACGCCTTCATGCATGATTACGGGCTCAACCGCGCGAACTACATTGATGCCTTCTTCAAAACAATAGATTGGAACGTAGTTTTAGAACGCTTCCCCCGCGAGTAG
- a CDS encoding TIGR03619 family F420-dependent LLM class oxidoreductase, with the protein MAKGKISLGLLLPTSAHKGTPRFSKILEMAETAEHAGFGSLWVGDSLLRPRIDALITLAAAAARTEKVKLGTATLLLPLRSPVLAAQTISSLDHVSNGRVILGVAPGGEDSKDEFDACGVPFENRGSRMDEQVKILRKLWTENNVNFNGKFYNLPSITLDPKPVQKPSPPVWIGGASERTFKRVAETGDGWLPFDLSPEEYEKNWNQITTLAKAAGRNPSEIHPSVYLYTNLKPQGSKPGAADDFYIGGMHASTLSTHGREQTYTSPDELIKKISVFADIGVRTVILRFAAQDPMGQLNACVKQVVPSL; encoded by the coding sequence ATGGCGAAAGGAAAGATAAGCCTAGGCCTCCTTCTACCCACATCCGCCCATAAAGGCACCCCTAGATTCAGCAAGATCCTTGAGATGGCTGAAACAGCGGAGCACGCTGGTTTCGGCTCCCTCTGGGTTGGCGACAGCCTTCTTCGACCAAGAATAGATGCGCTCATAACTCTGGCGGCAGCAGCTGCTCGAACTGAGAAGGTTAAGCTCGGAACCGCCACCCTCCTTCTACCGCTACGCAGCCCCGTTCTAGCCGCGCAAACAATCTCCTCACTGGATCATGTTTCCAACGGCCGAGTAATACTTGGAGTTGCTCCCGGCGGTGAGGACTCGAAGGACGAGTTCGACGCCTGCGGAGTACCGTTCGAAAACCGGGGCAGCAGGATGGATGAGCAGGTCAAGATTCTGCGGAAGCTCTGGACTGAGAACAACGTTAACTTCAACGGCAAATTCTACAACCTACCCAGTATTACGCTGGATCCTAAACCGGTTCAGAAGCCTTCGCCACCAGTTTGGATAGGCGGTGCCTCTGAACGCACCTTCAAACGAGTAGCGGAGACCGGTGACGGATGGCTGCCCTTCGACCTCTCTCCGGAAGAGTATGAGAAGAACTGGAATCAGATCACCACCTTGGCGAAAGCAGCTGGGCGGAACCCCTCAGAAATCCACCCGTCAGTATACCTCTACACCAATCTAAAACCGCAGGGCAGCAAACCCGGTGCAGCCGACGACTTTTACATCGGCGGAATGCACGCGTCTACGCTTTCAACCCACGGCCGAGAACAGACCTACACCTCTCCAGATGAACTCATCAAAAAGATCAGCGTCTTCGCCGACATCGGCGTGAGAACCGTCATACTCAGATTCGCCGCCCAAGACCCGATGGGGCAACTCAACGCCTGCGTAAAACAGGTAGTTCCATCGCTGTAA